The following is a genomic window from Ignavibacteria bacterium.
CATCGAAGCAAGCATTTCTCTCTTCCATTCCGCAAAACGTTTTTCTCGAATTGCGTTGCGTGTTTCTTTCATCAGCCATTGATAAAAATACAAGTTGTGAATTGTTGC
Proteins encoded in this region:
- a CDS encoding tRNA guanosine(34) transglycosylase Tgt gives rise to the protein ATIHNLYFYQWLMKETRNAIREKRFAEWKREMLASMAMRSESEEILESEI